One genomic window of Biomphalaria glabrata chromosome 9, xgBioGlab47.1, whole genome shotgun sequence includes the following:
- the LOC106060195 gene encoding uncharacterized protein LOC106060195 gives MKFSDVNEGKERPTNLRVRLSYCYQPANAHRRAQNMPETTVAKKMAIALPQVIRGYPGQFMIKRPDTADSDDNMESDQWQDYSATYRHILPSPRVNTAKDWLNFSDKDYVMPSHVRDILLSEGVGSTTVDSWLQNREGRHKRAQAMQHYESLRPRRESRVRPLPPLHKNTPLVSQHTSTRVTSYVPSTEPLVSSVETIDAQTVVKINTSILDTQNLSGSTHEEVTSQSPQLQQLREPDQKWLTEQNQERQLMQGTTRPRLVIISSKVSRCISMTRAVKKDGHVLFVVYDFETWSFNEIISECQFKLDDYMRGCRAQSILIFCNGGPGYMYLLKHYVLTSQKIFQPQYHRAREFWHCLGQLISKLTPESACIHVIGCQLQGTKQAELLKTCLDQVIEPNRVKIESISEDDADGRTKIGFYFNYRKYLLWRCKSDVTQPAVNKYFIYNSLDPGSEDTLE, from the exons ATGAAGTTCAGTGATGTGAATGAAGGCAAGGAGCGCCCAACAAATCTTAGAGTCAGACTTTCTTACTGCTATCAGCCGGCAAACGCTCACAGAAGAGCTCAAAACATGCCGGAGACGACCGTGGCCAAAAAAATGGCCATCGCCTTACCCCAGGTCATCCGAGGTTACCCTGGTCAGTTCATGATTAAAAGGCCAGACACTGCGGACAGCGATGATAACATGGAGTCTGACCAGTGGCAGGATTACTCTGCCACCTACAGGCACATTCTGCCGTCCCCACGTGTCAACACTGCCAAGGACTGGCTAAACTTTTCAGACAAGGATTACGTCATGCCGTCGCACGTGCGGGACATCTTGTTGTCAGAGGGCGTTGGCAGCACCACTGTGGATTCGTGGCTCCAGAACAGAGAGGGGCGCCACAAGCGAGCACAGGCCATGCAACATTATGAGTCACTTCGACCCAG AAGAGAAAGTCGAGTGAGGCCGTTGCCACCTCTTCATAAGAACACACCACTGGTCTCACAGCACACCTCCACCAGGGTAACCTCGTATGTGCCCTCTACTGAACCTTTAGTATCCAGTGTAGAGACAATAGACGCGCAGACAGTGGTTAAGATTAACACTTCAATACTAGATACACAAAACTTGTCAG GTTCAACTCATGAAGAAGTCACAAGTCAGTCACCTCAACTACAACAATTACGTGAGCCTGACCAGAAGTGGCTGACAGAACAAAATCAGGAGCGACAACTTATGCAGGGCACAACAAGACCCAGACTCGTG ATTATTTCATCGAAAGTGTCAAGATGTATTTCCATGACAAGGGCTGTGAAAAAAGACGGACATGTTCTATTTGTAGTCTAT GATTTCGAGACGTGGAGTTTTAATGAAATTATAA GTGAATGCCAGTTCAAACTAGATGACTACATGCGAGGATGCAGGGCGCAATCGATCCTCATCTTTTGTAAT GGGGGACCAGGCTATATGTATTTATTGAAACATTATGTATTGACTTCACAGAAGATCTTTCAGCCACAATACCACAGAGCCAGAGA ATTCTGGCATTGTCTGGGACAGCTCATAAGTAAACTTACGCCAGAAAGTGCGTGCATCCATGTGATTGGTTGTCAATTGCAAGGAACAAAGCAAGCAGAACTG TTGAAAACTTGTCTGGATCAAGTCATAGAACCAAACAGAGTGAAGATTGAATCTATCAGTGAAGATGATGCTGACG GTAGAACTAAGATTGGCTTCTACTTCAACTATAGAAAGTATCTGCTGTGGCGTTGTAAGTCTGATGTCACACAGCCAGCTGTAAACAAGTACTTCATCTACAACAGTTTGGACCCGGGCAGTGAGGACACACTGGAGTGA